A DNA window from Candidatus Thermoplasmatota archaeon contains the following coding sequences:
- a CDS encoding radical SAM protein: MKINEIFYSIQGEGRNVGLPTIFVRTTGCNLRCPYCDTAYAYYEGEEISLQEILKKIKKWDCKRICLTGGEPLLQDELPELIDMLLSEGYKISIETNGSIDISEIAKKDVIISMDIKCPSSGMYKKMNVDNISLLRSHDELKFIIGDMEDYRYAKEMIKKHVPGCEVIMQPVWGKAKKLAEWILEDGLNVRLSIQIHKILWGNGKGI, translated from the coding sequence ATGAAAATAAATGAGATATTTTATTCAATACAGGGCGAGGGAAGAAACGTCGGTTTGCCCACAATTTTTGTGAGAACCACAGGCTGCAATCTAAGATGCCCATATTGCGACACTGCCTATGCATATTATGAAGGAGAGGAAATCAGCCTGCAGGAAATTTTAAAGAAAATAAAAAAATGGGATTGCAAGAGAATTTGTTTGACGGGAGGCGAGCCTCTCCTCCAGGATGAACTGCCAGAACTTATAGACATGCTTCTCTCCGAAGGATATAAAATAAGTATTGAGACAAATGGCTCAATTGATATTTCAGAGATAGCAAAAAAAGATGTCATTATATCAATGGATATTAAATGCCCGAGCTCAGGAATGTATAAAAAAATGAATGTGGACAATATTTCTCTGCTCCGCAGCCACGATGAATTGAAGTTTATTATAGGGGACATGGAAGACTACAGATATGCCAAAGAAATGATAAAAAAGCATGTGCCAGGATGCGAAGTCATTATGCAGCCGGTATGGGGCAAGGCAAAAAAGTTGGCGGAATGGATACTGGAAGATGGGTTGAACGTTCGCCTTTCCATACAAATACATAAAATTTTATGGGGCAATGGGAAGGGTATTTGA